From Cannabis sativa cultivar Pink pepper isolate KNU-18-1 chromosome 8, ASM2916894v1, whole genome shotgun sequence, a single genomic window includes:
- the LOC133030271 gene encoding probable glycosyltransferase At3g07620 isoform X1, producing MENVNKSLYRDGVVLGMASLFVISAIVVSKGSYKNMAWSNIHTATTPLPQTTHITTPTYMKQRKVKGSQNLEINNRTKRDRDVKLEMVEGDLTTARALIREAISKKFVNQTNYPLQDSDYVPVGEIYRNPYAFQWSYLLMEKLFKIFVYEEGEPPIFHNGPCKNIYSTEGVFLSLMEKETHFRTWDADKAHVYFLPFSVAMIVEYLFDPIIRDKAVLERTVADYVHIISHKYPFWNRSLGADHFILSCHDWGPRATWYVHELYYNAIRVLCNANISEHFNPKKDASFPEINLKSGEIRGLTGGLPLSERKLLGFFAGGCHGRIRPALLQHWKDKDEELQVYESLPEGISYEEKLKKSRYCICPSGHEVASPRIVEAIYAECVPVLISQRYVLPFSDVLDWETFSVQVSVSEIPELKNILLGISEGRYLRLLEGVKMVQKHFVVNDPPKRYDMFHMILHSIWLRRLNVKINNTIVND from the exons ATGGAAAATGTAAACAAAAGCTTATATCGAGATGGTGTTGTGTTGGGTATGGCTTCCTTGTTTGTGATATCTGCCATTGTTGTATCAAAGGGATCTTACAAAAACATGGCATGGTCTAACATCCACACGGCCACTACTCCATTGCCACAGACGACTCATATCACAACTCCTACTTACATG AAACAAAGAAAGGTTAAGGGATCACAAAATTTGGAAATAAATAACAGAACAAAAAGAGACAGAGATGTAAAGTTGGAGATGGTTGAAGGTGATCTTACTACAGCCAGAGCGTTAATAAGGGAAGCGATTTCTAAGAAATTTGTTAACCAAACTAATTATCCTCTTCAAGATTCAGATTATGTTCCTGTAGGAGAAATTTACAGGAATCCTTATGCCTTCCAATG GAGTTACCTTCTGATGGAGAAACTGTTTAAAATATTTGTGTATGAAGAAGGAGAGCCCCCAATATTTCACAATGGGCCTTGCAAGAACATATACTCCACTGAAGGAGTTTTCCTTAGTTTGATGGAGAAGGAGACTCATTTCAGAACTTGGGATGCTGATAAAGCCCACGTGTATTTCCTACCCTTCAGCGTGGCCATGATTGTGGAATACCTATTTGATCCCATTATACGTGACAAAGCTGTCCTTGAACGCACTGTTGCTGATTATGTTCACATCATTTCTCACAAGTACCCTTTTTGGAATAGAAGCCTTGGAGCTGACCATTTCATACTTTCATGCCATGATTGG GGTCCAAGAGCAACTTGGTATGTGCACGAGCTATATTACAATGCAATCAGAGTACTTTGCAATGCAAATATCTCCGAGCATTTCAACCCCAAAAAAGATGCATCATTCCCAGAAATCAACCTCAAATCAGGAGAAATCAGAGGCCTCACGGGAGGCCTCCCACTCTCCGAGCGTAAACTCCTTGGATTCTTCGCAGGTGGGTGCCATGGCCGAATAAGACCGGCGTTGCTGCAACATTGGAAAGACAAAGATGAAGAATTGCAAGTGTACGAGTCTCTGCCTGAAGGAATTTCTTACGAGGAGAAGTTGAAGAAGAGCAGGTACTGCATATGCCCCAGCGGCCACGAGGTGGCCAGTCCAAGAATAGTGGAGGCAATCTATGCCGAGTGCGTCCCTGTGCTGATCTCTCAGCGCTACGTGTTGCCTTTCAGTGATGTTTTGGATTGGGAGACGTTCTCTGTTCAAGTTTCTGTGAGTGAAATACCAGAGCTGAAGAACATCTTGTTGGGAATATCAGAGGGAAGATATTTGAGACTGCTAGAGGGAGTGAAGATGGTACAAAAGCATTTTGTGGTCAATGATCCTCCAAAGAGATATGATATGTTTCATATGATTCTTCATTCTATTTGGCTTAGGAGATTGAATGTTAAGATAAATAATACTATAGTTAATGATTGA
- the LOC133030271 gene encoding probable glycosyltransferase At3g07620 isoform X2 translates to MVEGDLTTARALIREAISKKFVNQTNYPLQDSDYVPVGEIYRNPYAFQWSYLLMEKLFKIFVYEEGEPPIFHNGPCKNIYSTEGVFLSLMEKETHFRTWDADKAHVYFLPFSVAMIVEYLFDPIIRDKAVLERTVADYVHIISHKYPFWNRSLGADHFILSCHDWGPRATWYVHELYYNAIRVLCNANISEHFNPKKDASFPEINLKSGEIRGLTGGLPLSERKLLGFFAGGCHGRIRPALLQHWKDKDEELQVYESLPEGISYEEKLKKSRYCICPSGHEVASPRIVEAIYAECVPVLISQRYVLPFSDVLDWETFSVQVSVSEIPELKNILLGISEGRYLRLLEGVKMVQKHFVVNDPPKRYDMFHMILHSIWLRRLNVKINNTIVND, encoded by the exons ATGGTTGAAGGTGATCTTACTACAGCCAGAGCGTTAATAAGGGAAGCGATTTCTAAGAAATTTGTTAACCAAACTAATTATCCTCTTCAAGATTCAGATTATGTTCCTGTAGGAGAAATTTACAGGAATCCTTATGCCTTCCAATG GAGTTACCTTCTGATGGAGAAACTGTTTAAAATATTTGTGTATGAAGAAGGAGAGCCCCCAATATTTCACAATGGGCCTTGCAAGAACATATACTCCACTGAAGGAGTTTTCCTTAGTTTGATGGAGAAGGAGACTCATTTCAGAACTTGGGATGCTGATAAAGCCCACGTGTATTTCCTACCCTTCAGCGTGGCCATGATTGTGGAATACCTATTTGATCCCATTATACGTGACAAAGCTGTCCTTGAACGCACTGTTGCTGATTATGTTCACATCATTTCTCACAAGTACCCTTTTTGGAATAGAAGCCTTGGAGCTGACCATTTCATACTTTCATGCCATGATTGG GGTCCAAGAGCAACTTGGTATGTGCACGAGCTATATTACAATGCAATCAGAGTACTTTGCAATGCAAATATCTCCGAGCATTTCAACCCCAAAAAAGATGCATCATTCCCAGAAATCAACCTCAAATCAGGAGAAATCAGAGGCCTCACGGGAGGCCTCCCACTCTCCGAGCGTAAACTCCTTGGATTCTTCGCAGGTGGGTGCCATGGCCGAATAAGACCGGCGTTGCTGCAACATTGGAAAGACAAAGATGAAGAATTGCAAGTGTACGAGTCTCTGCCTGAAGGAATTTCTTACGAGGAGAAGTTGAAGAAGAGCAGGTACTGCATATGCCCCAGCGGCCACGAGGTGGCCAGTCCAAGAATAGTGGAGGCAATCTATGCCGAGTGCGTCCCTGTGCTGATCTCTCAGCGCTACGTGTTGCCTTTCAGTGATGTTTTGGATTGGGAGACGTTCTCTGTTCAAGTTTCTGTGAGTGAAATACCAGAGCTGAAGAACATCTTGTTGGGAATATCAGAGGGAAGATATTTGAGACTGCTAGAGGGAGTGAAGATGGTACAAAAGCATTTTGTGGTCAATGATCCTCCAAAGAGATATGATATGTTTCATATGATTCTTCATTCTATTTGGCTTAGGAGATTGAATGTTAAGATAAATAATACTATAGTTAATGATTGA
- the LOC133030272 gene encoding probable glycosyltransferase At3g07620, giving the protein MAKLNKSLCRDGVVLGMASLFVISAIIVSKGSYKNMSWFNISTTTTPLPQTHITTPTYMNQRKGMGLQNLEINNRKKERDENLEMVEGDLATARALIREAISKKFVNQTYSPLQDSDYVPLGDIYKNPHAFHWSYLLMEKLFKIFVYEEGEPPIFHNGPCKSIYSTEGIFLSLMERETHFRTWDADKAHVYFLPFSVAMIVEYLFDPIVRDKAVLQRTVADYVHIISHKYPFWNRSLGADHFMLSCHDWGPRATWYVPELYYNAIRVLCNANTSEHFNPKKDASFPEINLKTGEIRGLTGGLPLSERNILGFFAGRRHGRIRPALLQHWKDKDEELQVYESLPQGISYEEKLKKSRYCICPSGHEVASPRIVEAIYAECVPVLISQRYVLPFSDVLDWETFSVQVSVSEIPELKNILLGISEERYLRLLKGVKMVQRHFVVNDPPKRYDMYHMILHSIWLRRLNVKISNNILDD; this is encoded by the exons ATGGCTAAGTTGAACAAAAGCTTATGTCGAGATGGTGTTGTATTGGGTATGGCTTCCTTGTTTGTGATATCTGCCATTATTGTATCAAAAGGGTCTTACAAAAACATGTCATGGTTTAATATCTCCACAACTACTACTCCATTGCCACAGACTCATATTACAACTCCTACTTACATG AATCAAAGAAAGGGGATGGGATTGcaaaatttagaaataaataacaGAAAAAAGGAGAGAGATGAAAACTTGGAGATGGTTGAAGGTGATCTTGCTACAGCCAGAGCATTAATAAGAGAagcaatttcaaaaaaatttgttaaccaAACTTATTCACCTCTTCAAGATTCAGATTATGTTCCTCTGGGAGATATTTACAAGAATCCTCACGCCTTCCACTG GAGTTACCTACTGATGGAGAAATTGTTTAAGATATTTGTGTATGAAGAAGGAGAGCCCCCAATATTCCACAATGGGCCTTGCAAGAGCATATACTCCACTGAAGGAATTTTCCTTAGCTTGATGGAGAGGGAGACTCATTTCAGAACTTGGGATGCAGATAAAGCCCACGTGTATTTCCTACCCTTCAGCGTAGCCATGATTGTGGAATACTTATTTGATCCCATTGTACGTGACAAAGCTGTTCTTCAACGCACTGTTGCCGATTATGTTCACATTATTTCTCACAAGTACCCTTTTTGGAATAGAAGCCTTGGAGCTGACCATTTCATGCTTTCCTGCCATGACTGG GGGCCAAGAGCAACTTGGTATGTTCCAGAGCTATACTACAATGCAATTCGAGTACTTTGCAATGCCAACACCTCCGAGCATTTCAACCCGAAAAAAGATGCATCATTCCCTGAAATCAACCTCAAAACAGGAGAAATCAGAGGCCTCACGGGTGGCCTCCCACTCTCAGAGCGCAATATCCTTGGATTTTTTGCTGGTAGGCGCCACGGCCGAATAAGACCGGCATTGCTGCAGCATTGGAAAGACAAAGACGAAGAGTTGCAAGTGTACGAGTCTCTGCCTCAAGGCATTTCTTACGAGGAAAAGCTGAAGAAAAGCAGGTACTGCATATGCCCCAGTGGGCACGAGGTGGCGAGTCCGAGAATAGTAGAAGCAATCTATGCGGAATGCGTCCCTGTGTTAATCTCTCAGCGTTATGTGCTGCCTTTCAGCGATGTTTTGGATTGGGAGACGTTCTCTGTTCAAGTGTCTGTGAGTGAAATACCAGAGCTGAAGAACATCTTGTTGGGAATCTCTGAGGAAAGGTATTTGAGATTGCTTAAGGGAGTGAAGATGGTACAAAGACATTTTGTGGTGAATGATCCTCCTAAGAGATACGACATGTATCATATGATTCTTCATTCTATTTGGCTTAGAAGGTTGAATGTTAAGATTAGTAATAATATACTTGATGACTGA